Genomic window (Gelria sp. Kuro-4):
GTGCTCTTGGACCAGGTGACCAAACTGGCCGTACGGCGCCGTCTCTTACCGGGGCAGAGCATACCTGTTTGGCCGGGGGTGTTTCACGTGTCCTACGTGCAGAATCCCGGCGCGGCCTTCGGCATTCTCAAGTACCAGACCGGCCTTTTTATTGCCGTCACGGCGGTGGTGGCCACCGCCATCATCATCTACGCGCGCCGCCTGGGGCCGGGGGCCGGCTGGTTGCGCCTGGCCCTGGCTCTGGAACTGGGCGGGGCGCTGGGCAACCTCATCGACCGCCTGCGCTTCGGCTACGTGGTGGATTTTCTCGATTTTCGCGTCTGGCCGGTGTTCAACGTGGCCGACATGGCGGTGGTGGTGGGCGTGGGACTGCTTTTCCTCCATCTTCTGCGGGCCGAGGGGCAGCGGGCGTGAGCGGCCCTTCCACCCCTGAAGGCACCCGGCACGTTCTGACGGTGCGCCCGGAGGAAGCCGGTACCAGGCTTGATGTTTTTCTGGCCGCGGCCGGGCTGGGTCTCAGCCGTTCCCAGGCCCAGCGCCTGATAGCTGAAGACCGGGTTACGGTGAACGGGCAGACGGCGAAGGCCAGCCTCAGACTTACGGCCGGCATGGAAGTAAGAGCCGTGGTGCCGCCGCCGCTCCCCCTGGCGGTGGAGGCGGAGCCGCTGCCGCTCAACATCGTCTATGAAGATGAGCACCTTATCGTCCTAGACAAACCGGCCGGCGTGGTGGTGCACCCGGCGCCCGGCCATGCCGGGGGAACGCTGGTGAACGCCCTCCTGGCCCACTGTGGACCCGGCCTTAAGGGGATCGGCGGGGTGCTGCGCCCCGGCATCGTGCACCGGCTGGACAAAGACACCTCCGGTCTTTTGGTGGTGGCCAAGAGCGAGGCGGCACAGCGGGGTCTCAGTTCAGCCATCAAGGTGCATGAGGTTGAGCGCGCCTACCTGTGCCTGGCCTTCGGGGTGCTCGCACCCGATGTGAGCACGGTGGATGCGCCCATCGGGCGCCACCCGGTGCAGCGTAAGAAGATGGCGGTGGTGGAACACAACGGCCGCCCGGCGCGGACACACCTTTACGTGCGCGAGCGTTTTTCCCGCTACACCTTCTTGGAGGCACGGCTTGAGACGGGACGCACCCACCAGATCCGGGTGCACCTGGCCTTCATCGGCCACCCGGTGGTGGGTGACCCCGTCTACGGACGGCGCCAGGGGAACCTGGGCCTTAAGCGGCAGTTCCTGCACGCCGCGCGCCTGAGTTTTGTTCACCCGGTGAACGGGAAGGAGCTTGCCTTCACCAGCCCCTTGCCTTCCGACCTGGCGGCGGTGCTGGCTGCCCTGCGGGCGGGGAAAGAGGACGAAAAAAATCCTTGACGATTTGCAGGCGGCATGGTAAACTTAGGCCGATAAAAGGGCCTTGAAACTAGTCCCGTGAGGCTGGTAAGGAGCGCAGCAAAGCCTTTCCGCCAGCCGCGGGAAGGCTTTTAAGCTAGGGGGCCGATGCAGGTGCCGAAGGAAAAAACGCAGCTGATGGACGCCGATGCGGTGCGCCGTGCCCTGACCCGCATTGCGCATGAAATTCTAGAGCGCAACAAAGGCACCGAGAACCTGGTGCTCCTGGGCATCCGTACCCGCGGTTACCCCCTGGCGCAGCGTTTGGCGGCGAAGATCCACGAGATTGAAGGACAGGAAATACCGGTGAGCCACCTCGACATCACGCCGTACCGGGACGACCGGGGCGAACCGGCCGGCACGGCGCCGCGGGAGCTTACAGGGCTCTCCTTCAGCCTGAAAGGCAAGCGGGTGGTGCTGGTGGATGACGTGCTCTATACGGGCCGCACGGTGCGCGCCGCCATGGATGCGGTGATGGACCTGGGGCGGGCGCGCTCCATCCAGCTGGCCGTGCTCATCGACCGCGGTCACCGCGAACTGCCCATCCGCCCCGATTTCGTCGGCAAGAATGTTCCCACCTCGCATCGCGAGGAAGTAGCAGTAAAACTTAAAGAAACCGATGGTGAAGACCGGGTGGTTCTTCTGGAACCCTAGGTGAAAACCCCTTTAAGGCGGTCCTGTGAGGCCGGTAAGGGGAGGGAAGGACACAACCTCCTTACCGGTGCAGGCCGGCGAGGAGGTTTTTCTATATCACCCAAAGGAGGAGTTAACGTGCGCCGCATCATCAACCCTGAGGAGAGGCTGCCCCTTCTCACGACCCTCCCCCTGAGCATCCAGCACCTGTTCGCCATGTTCGGCGCCACCATCCTGGTTCCTATCTTGACCGGACTTCATCCTTCCGTGGCTCTTCTTGGCAGCGGCTTAGGCACCTTCACCTACATCATTTGCACCCGCGGTAAAATCCCCGCCTACCTGGGCTCTTCCTTCGCCTTCATTGTTCCCATCATTGTGGCCAGCAAGTACTACGGGGTTCCAGCTGCACTGGGCGGCTGCCTGGTGGCCGGCCTGGTGTACGTGGCGGTGGCCGCCGTGATCCACAAGGCCGGTACGGGCTGGCTGGACCGGCTGTTGCCCCCTGTGGTGGTGGGCTCGGTGGTTATCGTCATCGGCCTGGCTCTGGCGCGCACAGCCGTGGACATGGCGGGGCTGTTGCCTAAGGACGGCCAGACGATCAACCTTTTGACCTCCCCCGGGGTCTGGACCGCCATGTTCACCCTGGCGGTGGCGGTGATCGCCTCGGTGTACCTCAAGGGCATCCTGAACGTGATCCCCATCCTCATCGGTATCCTCGCCGGCTATGGCTTTGCTTTCACCCAGGGCCTGGTTGACCTGACGCCGGTGCTCGCGGCCGAGTGGTTTGCCCTGCCGCCCTTTGTAACCCCGCGCTTCTCGCTTCCGGCCGTTCTGCTCATCGCCCCGGTGGCGGTGGTGAGCATCACGGAACACATCGGACACCTCCTCGTCACCAACAACATCGTCGGCCGCGACTTTACCAAAGATCCCGGGCTCGATCGCTCCATCCTGGGCGATGGCCTGGCCACCTCGCTGGCGGCCCTGTTCGGTGCACCGCCCAACACCACCTACGGCGAGAACATCGGAGTGATGGCCATCACGCGGGTCTACAGCGTCTGGGTGATCGGCTGGGCGGCCGCCATTGCCGTGGTCCTCTCCTTCGTGCAGAAGCTGGGCGTGGCCATCCAGACCATACCCACCCCGGTGCTCGGCGGCATTTCCATCCTCCTCTTCGGCACCATCGCCGCCGCCGGCGTGCGCATGCTGGTGGAGAGCCAGGTGGACTTCTCCCAAACCCGCAACCTGATTCTGGCCTCGGTGATCCTGGTCATCGGCATCGGCGGAGCGGAACTGCACATCGGCAGTTTCAATGTCAGCGGCATGCCGCTCGCGACGCTCATCGGCATCGTGCTCAACCTGATTCTCCCTACGGCGCAAGAGGAGACGGGCCCGGCACCGGCCGGCGAACCGGAAGACCGGGCGCAGGCGGCGCACGAAGCTTCCCCGGCCAAGGCCGCCGCCGGGGGTCGGTGAAAAGGGGCGCTTCAGGAGGTCTAAGAACTAAGAAGCCCTCTAGGAGCTCACGCTCTGGAGGGCTTTCAGGTTTTCTGCGGAGGGCGTTACGTAGAGGGTGCGCTGGTGGTCGTAGATGACAAAGCCGGGGCGGGCACCGGCGGGTTTGCGCACGTGCCGGCAGCGGGTGTAGTCCACCGGCACCCGGGAGGAGAGGCGGGCGCGGCTGTGGTAGGCGGCGAGGAGCGCTGCCTGGTACAGGGTGGTCTCCGGCGGCTCTCGGCCCTCGGGACAGCGCACCACCACGTGGGAACCCGGGATGTTCTGCGCGTGCAGCCAGAGGTCGTGGGGACGGGCCAGGCGCAGGGTGAGACGGTCGTTTTGTCGGTTGTTGCGGCCGACCAGGATGGTCCAGCCGTCGGTGGAAAGAAAACTCCACGGCTCCGAGCGCGGCGCCCGGGGTGCGGCCCCGTGCCGGGCGGGGGCCGGCCGCTTGACATACCCTTCCTTCTCGAGCTCCAGGTGGATCTCTTCCAGGTCGGTGAGGTCCCGGGCTTCCTCCAGGGCCAGGGCCAGGCTCTCCAGGTAGGCGAGCTCTTCCCGGTCGTGCATGGCCTGCTCGCGTGCGGCGCTTAAGGTTTTCTTGGCTTTGGTGAAGCGGCGCAGGTAGGCCTGGGCGTTTTGCCCGGGGGTAAGGCGGGGATCGAGGGGAATGCGCAGGCGGGCGCCGCTTTCCCAGTCCTCGGCCTCGAACTCAGTTGCCCCGGGCGGCACGTTCTGGCCATAGGCGAAGAGCAGTTCGCCGAAGCGGCGGTATGCTTCAGCGGCGCCGGCCTGCTCGAGCGCTTCCAGGTGCAGGCCGAGCTTTTTCTCGGCACGCTCCTTGGCGCGGGTGACCACCGCGAGGAGGTTGTGCCGGGTGGTGCTGATGAGTTCCTCCTCTTCCCTCCGGCCGTAAAAACAGTCTAAGGCGGCGCTGGCGGTAGAGAAGCCTTGCGCGGCCATCCCCGCGAAGAGGACGAGGGGAAAGGGGGCTACCTCCAGCACCCGGCCTTCCGGGGTAAAGTAGACGGTGGGCCGCCAGGCGCCGTTGGTGAGCGTAGCGTACACCTCCTCCAGGGCGTGCCACAGGCGCCCCAGCTCGGCCCGGGTGGCCTGCCGTACGTTTTGCCGCTCGTCCACGCCGGCCCGGGCGGCCACCTCCCGGGCCAGGAGCGGGCTGAAGCCGGACAGGGTGCCAACGAGGGCCGGCACCACCGCCTTCCCCCGGGCCTGCAGGGCGGAATAAAAGGCCAGCTCGGTGAGTTCAGCCGGCGGCACCCTGTCCTGAGCCGGGGGATTACGGTAGGGCAGCCCGGGCAGAACCTCCCGGAAGCGGTTTATCTCTTCTGTGACGTGTTTGATGGCCTCCAAAATGAGGCCGCTTTTGGTGTTTACCAGGATGATGTTGCTGTGCTTGCCCATGATCTCTGCGATAAGCTCTAAATCCTGCCGCTCCCCCAGCTCATCGCGCCCCTCAAAGCGGAGACCGATGATGCGTTCGGCCGGCGGCCGGCGGATGCCCACGAGGCGGGCGCCTTCCAGGTGACGCCGGAGGTACATGCAGAAGGCAGGCGGTACCGCCGGGTTGGGCTGCGTGCGGGTGGTGAGGTGCAGCCGCGCCCGTTCGGGATGAGCGCTGACGAGCAGGCGCACGTTTTCCCGCTCGTGGCGCAGGGTGAGGACGAGCTCCAGGCGGGTCGGCTGGTAAACTTTCAGGATCCGGCTTCCGCACAGCGCGTGGAGTTCCGGTTCCAAGGCGCTTAGCATTGCAGCATCGAAGGCCATAA
Coding sequences:
- the lspA gene encoding signal peptidase II gives rise to the protein MRIFIGAGLVVLLDQVTKLAVRRRLLPGQSIPVWPGVFHVSYVQNPGAAFGILKYQTGLFIAVTAVVATAIIIYARRLGPGAGWLRLALALELGGALGNLIDRLRFGYVVDFLDFRVWPVFNVADMAVVVGVGLLFLHLLRAEGQRA
- a CDS encoding RluA family pseudouridine synthase, coding for MSGPSTPEGTRHVLTVRPEEAGTRLDVFLAAAGLGLSRSQAQRLIAEDRVTVNGQTAKASLRLTAGMEVRAVVPPPLPLAVEAEPLPLNIVYEDEHLIVLDKPAGVVVHPAPGHAGGTLVNALLAHCGPGLKGIGGVLRPGIVHRLDKDTSGLLVVAKSEAAQRGLSSAIKVHEVERAYLCLAFGVLAPDVSTVDAPIGRHPVQRKKMAVVEHNGRPARTHLYVRERFSRYTFLEARLETGRTHQIRVHLAFIGHPVVGDPVYGRRQGNLGLKRQFLHAARLSFVHPVNGKELAFTSPLPSDLAAVLAALRAGKEDEKNP
- the pyrR gene encoding bifunctional pyr operon transcriptional regulator/uracil phosphoribosyltransferase PyrR yields the protein MQVPKEKTQLMDADAVRRALTRIAHEILERNKGTENLVLLGIRTRGYPLAQRLAAKIHEIEGQEIPVSHLDITPYRDDRGEPAGTAPRELTGLSFSLKGKRVVLVDDVLYTGRTVRAAMDAVMDLGRARSIQLAVLIDRGHRELPIRPDFVGKNVPTSHREEVAVKLKETDGEDRVVLLEP
- the uraA gene encoding uracil permease, with the translated sequence MRRIINPEERLPLLTTLPLSIQHLFAMFGATILVPILTGLHPSVALLGSGLGTFTYIICTRGKIPAYLGSSFAFIVPIIVASKYYGVPAALGGCLVAGLVYVAVAAVIHKAGTGWLDRLLPPVVVGSVVIVIGLALARTAVDMAGLLPKDGQTINLLTSPGVWTAMFTLAVAVIASVYLKGILNVIPILIGILAGYGFAFTQGLVDLTPVLAAEWFALPPFVTPRFSLPAVLLIAPVAVVSITEHIGHLLVTNNIVGRDFTKDPGLDRSILGDGLATSLAALFGAPPNTTYGENIGVMAITRVYSVWVIGWAAAIAVVLSFVQKLGVAIQTIPTPVLGGISILLFGTIAAAGVRMLVESQVDFSQTRNLILASVILVIGIGGAELHIGSFNVSGMPLATLIGIVLNLILPTAQEETGPAPAGEPEDRAQAAHEASPAKAAAGGR
- a CDS encoding NFACT family protein, coding for MAFDAAMLSALEPELHALCGSRILKVYQPTRLELVLTLRHERENVRLLVSAHPERARLHLTTRTQPNPAVPPAFCMYLRRHLEGARLVGIRRPPAERIIGLRFEGRDELGERQDLELIAEIMGKHSNIILVNTKSGLILEAIKHVTEEINRFREVLPGLPYRNPPAQDRVPPAELTELAFYSALQARGKAVVPALVGTLSGFSPLLAREVAARAGVDERQNVRQATRAELGRLWHALEEVYATLTNGAWRPTVYFTPEGRVLEVAPFPLVLFAGMAAQGFSTASAALDCFYGRREEEELISTTRHNLLAVVTRAKERAEKKLGLHLEALEQAGAAEAYRRFGELLFAYGQNVPPGATEFEAEDWESGARLRIPLDPRLTPGQNAQAYLRRFTKAKKTLSAAREQAMHDREELAYLESLALALEEARDLTDLEEIHLELEKEGYVKRPAPARHGAAPRAPRSEPWSFLSTDGWTILVGRNNRQNDRLTLRLARPHDLWLHAQNIPGSHVVVRCPEGREPPETTLYQAALLAAYHSRARLSSRVPVDYTRCRHVRKPAGARPGFVIYDHQRTLYVTPSAENLKALQSVSS